The region catcttcatcttcctcttctttactaactcttcttcatcatcatcatcaactggAAACCTAATGTCATACGAGACTCCATTCTCGTCTAGTCTCAATCTTTCCATCTTTTTGCCATTATCAATGTCGATGTCATCTATAGGTTCTTCATTTCTTTCTATCTCTGCTTCAGACTCTTTATGCTCCTCTTCCAAAAACACCCTTAATTGCTTGTGTTCAGAGTTAGATCCTGGCAAGTATAAAACAGTGTTGTCATCTTTTTCTTGAAGTAAAGCTAAATCTTGAAGTGGTTCTTGGCTTTCTTTGCTTTCGGGCTGTTGATATAACACCATTTTATCATCTTTCCATCATCCATTCTTGATCTTTTCCTTGTTTGTTCCAATTCGGGTCTGATTTGTTTCTCTAATTCATCTCTATGCTTAAATTTCTTGTGAAGCTCTCTTTCTGATGAGTCACAAATGGCTTTCTGAGCTTCAAGCCTAGCCATGAGTGAATTACTTGCTGCTTGATTCAACCTCACTTGTTCTTTATAAACAACACtcctgaaacaaaaaaaaaaagtgttcTTTAGCAATTAATTATCTTGTTTCAAACATGAATTTATAATGTCATTGAGGTTATTTTCTTACTGATGCATAGCGTCTCTTATCATCTTTTCTAGCATTGATTTATATGAAGCTTGTGCTTCTGCTAAACGCCGACATTTTTCTGCACGCCTTCTTTTCTTGATTAACACCAATTCAAGATCTTGGATTGAAGTTCTTTCTTCTTCATTCTTTTGTTTCAATTCCATTACTTCTTCATCTAGTTTCTCAATTTCTTTCTGCTTCTTGACTGTTTCTTCATTCTGTCTCAGTGAATCTCTAGCAATGACAATAGCTTGATAAGGGTTCATCACCATTTCtggattttcattttcttttgacATATTCGATCTTGATTTTCTTGCAGCTGTCATAATGTTGGATTCCTTTCTGGATACAACAATGGCAGCTGGAGCAAGACCCAATTTCTTCTGTGATTCGTTAAAAGGTTGTGGAAAACAATGTGAATCAACTGTTTGTGTAGAATTAAGTTCTTCACTTTCGCCATTACTAAACAGTAGATAAAACCCCCTCTGCCTGTCAATTTGAAGGAAAGAATTAAACATAATCCCCATAAATGCACATCTATAAGAGAAAGTAACTAAGGTTTATAAATGACTTACCTAAAATCTGAGTTTGAAGAAGCAAATATTGACAGGAACTGGTTGACTGATATACCCACTTGAAGATCCCACCATGGAACTAAAAACTCGAGCTtgtgatgcttcttcttgcatacTTGCCATTGTAATAACCTTAGATTACTTGAAACAGTCAATCCTCCTCCTGTAATCAACCAAGAGATCAGAAAATGTACATGGAAGTTCATTTGATTTGTATATATACATCATATAGAGATGATTACTTGAGCAAGGGAACCAATGATCAATATCCCAAGCAAGAGGAGAAGCAG is a window of Lactuca sativa cultivar Salinas chromosome 1, Lsat_Salinas_v11, whole genome shotgun sequence DNA encoding:
- the LOC111909449 gene encoding LOW QUALITY PROTEIN: uncharacterized protein LOC111909449 (The sequence of the model RefSeq protein was modified relative to this genomic sequence to represent the inferred CDS: inserted 2 bases in 2 codons), yielding MEMADDLMFSAEELRVDDGLGYPKAYAKLCRDRGFGPYSHGPPFTFTPFALQSHQALRAKELDELFPIIDLKAKPSAKPKIFVNLLWKQLNHLGNAGFDPESFRVDSYGNVLYFHADSASPLAWDIDHWFPCSRGGLTVSSNLRLLQWQVCKKKHHKLEFLVPWWDLQVGISVNQFLSIFASSNSDFRQRGFYLLFSNGESEELNSTQTVDSHCFPQPFNESQKKLGLAPAAIVVSRKESNIMTAARKSRSNMSKENENPEMVMNPYQAIVIARDSLRQNEETVKKQKEIEKLDEEVMELKQKNEEERTSIQDLELVLIKKRRRAEKCRRLAEAQASYKSMLEKMIRDAMHQSVVYKEQVRLNQAASNSLMARLEAQKAICDSSERELHKKFKHRDELEKQIRPELEQTRKRSRMDDXKDDKMVLYQQPESKESQEPLQDLALLQEKDDNTVLYLPGSNSEHKQLRVFLEEEHKESEAEIERNEEPIDDIDIDNGKKMERLRLDENGVSYDIRFPEDEDEEKRKQRGKGNVEKWLQILLEEEGGTSTHDNIHINTSNASNGNKTDEIIRKMNLKYPQKETLKNEATESVEEDTKRTALIKNPPYVRKSSVEEEDTKTALRNPPYIRKSSVGEMECEKSVSRRKSFEVKERSEKIGKFKDIARSESARXLRRIPSSPSIILGMKKGVDCIRRKPAVMGDDEDVENRGVNGNFIKSSYKVIKKVVKM